ACGAAGCCGCCGGCTTCCTTCACCAGCAGCATGCCGGCCGCGACGTCCCAGATCTTCAGGTCGCTTTCCCAGAAGCCGTCGAACCGCCCCGCCGCGACCCAGGCGAGGTCGAGCGCGGCGGCGCCCAGCCGGCGGATGCCCGCCACCTGCGGCGCGACGGCACCGAAGATGCGCGTCCATTGCGCGAAATCGCCGTGCCCCATGAAGGGGATGCCGGTCGCGATCAGCGCCTCCGCCGGGTCGCGCCGCGAGGACACGCGCAGCCGCTGGTCCTGCAACCAGGCGCCGCGCCCCTTCTCCGCCCAGAAGCTCTCGTCGGTCAGCGGCTGATAGACGAGCGCGGTCGTGATCTCGCGCTTGCCGTTCGGCATCGGCTCCTCGACCGCGATCGAGATGCAGAAATGCGGGATGCCGTGGAGGAAGTTCGACGTGCCGTCGAGCGGATCGATGATGAAGCGCGGCTTGTTCGGATCGCCCTCGACCGACCCGCGCTCCTCCATCACGAACCCCCAGTCGGGGCGCGCCTTCGACAATTCCTCGTAGAGCGTCTGCTCGGCGCGCTGGTCGGCCTGGCTGACGAAGTCCGCCGGCCCCTTGCGACTGACCTGGAGGTTCTGCACCTCGTTGAAGTCGCGCCGCAGCCGCGGCGCGGCCTTGCGCGCGGCGCGCTCGATGACGGTGAACAGGCCGGAATGGGATGGCATTTTATGTCTCCCCCCTCCCTGGAAGGGAGGGGTCGGGGGTGGGTCGTGTCCGGGTGTTACGGCGAGGTCCGCGTGCCCCGCGCCGTATCGCGAGCACGCCACCCACCCCCGGCCCCTCCCTTGAAAGGGAGGGGAGATGATTACTGCGCCGGCCCGCCGCGGGCAAAGCCCGCGTCGTCGGACGGGCGGTGCCCGCCGGCCGGGCGGCAGCCTGTACGAATAGCGACGCTATTCGTCTCAGTCCGCACGCCGGACATAGGTCTGCTCGTACACGTCGACCACGATCCGCGTGCCCGCCGCGATATGCGGCGGCACCATCACGCGCACGCCGTTGTCGAGCACCGCGGGCTTGTAGCTGGACGAGGCGGTCTGCCCCTTCACTACCGCATCCGCCTCGACGATCGTCGCCTCGATCGTGTCGGGCAGCTGGACGCTGATCGGCTCTTCGTCGTGAAGCTCCATGACCACGTCCATGCCGTCCTGCAGGAAGGCGGCGGCGTCGCCGAGCAGGTCGCGCGGCAGCGTCACCTGGTCGTAGGTTTCCTTGTCCATGAAGACCAGCCCGTCGCCCTCGGCGAAGAGGAACTGGAAGTCCTTGGTATCGAGCCGGACGCGCTCGACCGTCTCCGCCGAGCGGAAGCGGACGTTGTTCTTGCGGCCGTCGCGCAGGTTCTTCAGCTCGACCTGCATATAGGCGCCGCCCTTGCCGGGCTGGGTGTGCTGGATCTTGACCGCGCGCCAGATGCCGCCTTCGTATTCGATGATGTTGCCGGGACGGATGTCCACGCCGCTGATCTTCATGGGGCTTCGCCTATGGAAAAGAGCTGGCCGCACCGCAAAGGGCGACCGGATGGCGGCGACTTAGCGGCTGCGCGCCGCGCGGGCAAGCAGCGGATAGGGGTCGATCGCCTGCCCCTGGTACCAGCGCTGGTCGGGCGTCGTGCGCGTCACGCCGAAGTGGAGGTGGTAGTTCCCCGCCCCGGCATTGCCGCTGTCGCCGACATAGCCCAGCGTCTGGCCGGCGCGGACGCGCTGCCCCTCCGCGATACCGGGGGCGTAACCGGCGAGGTGCGCGTAATAATAGGTCCACCGCCGGTCGGGCGAGCGCTGGTAGAGCGTGGTGCCGCCGGCGTTGCTGAGGAACAGCTTCTCCACCCTGCCCGGCGCCGCCGCGACGACGGGCGTTCCCGCCGGTGCCATCAGGTCGATGCCGGTATGCGCGCGCGCACCGCCGTCGCGCGGGTCGCCCCAATTGTCGCGCAGGTCGGCACGGTCGTAGCCGGCGACGGGAAGCGTGAGCGCGCCCGTCGATGCGGGCGGCGCCTCCGCGACGGGGGGCGGCGCGGCCTGCGTCGCGACCGCACGGCGGGTACGCTCGGCGCCGTCGAAGGACAGCAGCGAGGCGAACCCCGCGACCGCCAGCAGGATGATGCCGAGGATCGACCAGCCCAGCCGCGTCATCGCACCACGCCTCCCGCCGCTATGCCTGGAAGATCACCGGCGTGCCGCTCTTCACCATCAGCGCGACGCGCGCCGCGTCCCAGTTGGTGAGGCGGACGCAGCCGTTGGATTGCGCGCGGCCGATCTGCGCCGGCTCGTTCGTCCCGTGGATGCCGTAATGCTCCTTGCTGAGATCGATCCACACCACGCCCACGGGATTGTTGGGGCCGGGCGGGATGATCTGCGCCTTCTTGTCGTCGCTGACGCCCTTCAGGATCAGCGGGTTCATCTTCCAGTCCGGGTTGGGCGAGACGTGCAGCACCTTCCAGGTGCCGAGCGGCAGCGGATCGCGCGCCGAGCCGATCGTCGCGGTGTATTGCGATACCAGCCGGTCCCGGTCGTCATAGACGCGCAGGATGCCGTCCGACTTGTCGACCACGATCTTCGCGGCTTTGGGCACCTGCGCCTCGACGTTGAGCGAGGCGAGCGTGGCGCGCCATGCGGGCGTCGCGTCGGCCGGATAGGCGCGCGACGCGGGGAAGGTGTTGGGCACGCGGATCGTCGTGCCCGGCGCGATCGTCGTCACGCCGGGGTTGAGCTCCGCGAGCACCGCGGGGGTGGTGTGGAAGCGCTCGGCCAGCTTCTCCAGCGGACGGGTATAGGCCATCGACGGCAGCTTGGCCTGTAACGCATAGTCCTTGGGGATGTGCGCGACATAGGGTCCGCGCATCGCGTCGCGATCCAGCGTGACCTCCAGCGTCGGGCGCAGGCCGGCATAGGGGCGCAGCGCGGCGAGGGTCGCGGCGTCGGATTTGCCGGTCACCGGCAGGTCCCGGCTTTGCTGGAAGCCCTTGAGCGCGTTGGTCAGGGATTGCCCGCCGCGCCCGTCGATGATGCCGGGGCCGAAGCCCAGGCGGTCGAGCGTCACCTGCAGGCGCATCACCGCCGGGTCGATCGCCGGCGGTGCGGGTTGCGCGAGGACGGGCGCCGCGAGCGCCACGGCGGTCAGGACGGCGATACGCTTCACGGGCCTCTCCCTCTTTACGGTGCCGGAACAACGCGTCGAGGGGCCGTCGGGTCCGTGTGCCGCGTCAGCGCGCGCCCAGCACCTCCGCGAAGCCGCGCACCGCCGCCACCTCGTCGGTTTTCCAGACCGCGCCGGATACCGCGACGAAGTCCGCCCCCGCCTTCACCAGCGGCGCGGCATTGGCGGGCGTGATGCCGCCGATCGCGACGCTGGGGAGTTCGAACAGCGCCGACCACCAGGACAGGATCACCGGCTCCGGATGGTGCGACACCGCCTTGGTGGTGGTGGGATAGAAGCTGCCGAACGCCACGTAATCGGCGCCCGCCTCCCCCGCCTCCATCGCCAGGTGACGGCTGTCGTGACAGGTCACGCCGATCTGGACGCCCGGGCCCAGGATCATGCGCGCCTCGCGCGGGTCGCCGTCCTCCTGCCCGAGATGGACACCGTCCGCGCCGAGTCGCTTCGCCAGCGACACCGAGTCGTTGACGATGAACGCGACCTCGCGATCCGCGCAGATGCGCTGGAGCGGCTCGGCGAGGCGCGCGGCGCTGTGCTGGTCCACGTCCTTCACGCGGAACTGGAACGCGGCGACCGGCCCGGCGTCGAGCGCACGCGCCAGCCGGTCGGGAAAGGTGCCGGTCACGTCGAGCGGCGAGATGAGGTACAGCTGGCACGGCGGGCGCGACAGGTCGCGCGTGAACGCGGCGGCGAAATCGGGGTCCAGCGGGCCGAGCGGGTCGTCGATCATGCGCCCCCGCCTACCCGCTCCCACGCCGGGGCGAAAGCGGCTGCGTGGTCGCGGCGGTGCGCGACCGCGTGGAGGGGCCATGACGAGCGACAGGGCGATCGTGCCGGCGGGTGGAGAAGCCGTCGGTCATGGGACGAGGAGCAGCGTTTATCGGGCAGAGGCCGCCCCAGCATCGTCATGCCGGGCGTGTCCCGGCATCCAGGGTTCCGCGCACCTCACCGGGTTGAACGTGCGAAACCCCGGCCCCCGGGACAAGCCCAACGTGACGGGCCGGATGCGACTAGGTTGCTGCCCTTCCTCATGTTACACTCCCCCCGTCACGCCCGACCGGGGGGAGAGTGTGTGATGCCGTTCCATCGATCCTATTACGCCGTCCTGCTGCTCGCGCCGCTGGTGCTGGTCGCCTTCTGGCCGGGCTATTTCGCGATCCCGCGCCAGGTCGTGTTCGGGGTGCACGCGCATGCGCTCACCGCGATCCTCTGGCTCGTGCTGCTGGCCACGCAGATGTGGGCGATTCGCGCCCGCCGCGGGCACCTGCATCGCACGCTGGGCCTGGCGCTGTTCGTATTCGTGCCGCTGTTCGTCGCGGGGGGCGCGCTGGCGATCCAGGCGATGATGACCAAGGCGCTGGCCGGGCATCCGTTCTACGCGCGGTTCGGCCCCGGGCTGGCGGCGGCCGACGCGCTGGCGACACCCTGTTTCCTCGCGTTGGTCGCTTATGCGGTGGCACGCCGGCGTGACGTCCATGCGCATGGGGGCGCGATGCTGGCGACGGCGGTGCTCGTCCTGCCCCCCGCTCTGGGGCGCGTACTGCCGGCAGTCCTGCCCACGATGCCGTCGCTCCACCCCTTCGTGCCCGCCTTCTACGCAGCGCAGATCGTTGCGGTCGTCGTGGCCTTGGTGGCGGCGCGCGCGGATCGGCGACAGGCGGGGCCGTTCCTGTTGGTGGCAGCAAATGTGACACTGCAGGCGGCCGCATTCGCGCTGCTCTCCCCGTCACCCGCCGCGATGCGCGCCTTCCGGGCGGCGACCGCGACGCCTGCCGCCGTCGTCGCGCTGACCGCGATCGCCGTGGCGGCGGCGGTATTGTGGTGGGCGTGGCGCGCCGGCGGCGGGGTCCGCCGCCGGTCGCCAGCGGTCGCCTATTCCTGATTCTTGTAGATCGCGACCAGCTTCTCCAGCATCGCCAGCGCCTCGCCGCGCTCGCGCTGGAAGGTGTTGCGCCCGATGATCGAGCCGTTGCCGCCGCCGTCGCGGATGTCGCGCGCATCCTGATAGACCGCGTCGGCGCCCTTCGCCGCGCCGCCCGAGAAGACGACGATGCGACGCCCGGCGAAGCTCGACTGGACGACGTGGCGCACGCGATCGGCCTGCTTCGACCAGTCGGTGCCCTCGTAGCTCTTCCTGGCGTCCTTCTGCTCGATATGGTCGCTCGGCAGCTTCACCTTGATGATGTGCGCGCCCAGCAGCGCCGCCATGTGCGCGGCATAGGCACCGACGTCGAGCGCCAGCTCGCCCGCCTTCGACAGCTCGCCGCCGCGCGGATAGCTCCAGATGACGGTGGCGAGGCCGGCCGCGGCGGCTTCCTCGCGCAGCGCGCGGATCTGCTCCATCGCGTCGAAGATGCCATCCGACCCCGGATAGATGGTGAAGCCGATCGCGGCGCAGCCCAGCCGCAGCGCATCCTCCACGCTGCCCGTCTGCGCCTGCGCGATCGAGGTGGCCCAGCTGTTCGAGCTGTTGACCTTCAGGATGGTCGGGATCTGCCCCGCGAACGTATCGGCGCCCGCCTCCAGCATGCCGAGCGGCGCGGCATAGGCCGACAGGCCGGCGTCGATCGCGATCTGATAGTGATAGTGCGGGTCATAGGCGGGCGGGTTGATCGCGAAGCTGCGCGCCGGGCCGTGCTCGAACCCCTGATCGACCGGCAGGATGATGAGCTTGCCGGTGCCGCCCAGCTTGCCGTGCATCAGGATCCGCGCCAGATTGGCCTTCACCGCCGGGCTGGTACCCTCGTACTTGTCCAGAATGGCCTTCACGGTCGGGGTCATGATATTCTCCTGCCTGTCTGATGTTGCTTAGAGGGCGAGCCAGCGGCGCAGCGCCTGATCGACCTGCTCCATGCGCGTGGCCGATGCATGGCCGATCACCTTGACGATGCGATGACGGCGCACGCTGGTGATGCGGTCGACCTGCACCTCGCATTCGACCGGAAGGCCGGTGTGCTCCTGCGGCGAGATGGCGACGCGGAACAGCGCCTCGCCGCCGACGATCGTGGTCAGCGGGCACAAGGTGACGGTCGCATGGGTGTCGTTGAACAGGTCCGCCTGTACCACGACGCAGGCGCGCGGCGCGCCGTCGCAC
The sequence above is drawn from the Sphingomonas adhaesiva genome and encodes:
- a CDS encoding inositol monophosphatase family protein — protein: MPSHSGLFTVIERAARKAAPRLRRDFNEVQNLQVSRKGPADFVSQADQRAEQTLYEELSKARPDWGFVMEERGSVEGDPNKPRFIIDPLDGTSNFLHGIPHFCISIAVEEPMPNGKREITTALVYQPLTDESFWAEKGRGAWLQDQRLRVSSRRDPAEALIATGIPFMGHGDFAQWTRIFGAVAPQVAGIRRLGAAALDLAWVAAGRFDGFWESDLKIWDVAAGMLLVKEAGGFVTDFRGGDRAIERNEFLAANDAMHSKLHKMVANALR
- the efp gene encoding elongation factor P; translation: MKISGVDIRPGNIIEYEGGIWRAVKIQHTQPGKGGAYMQVELKNLRDGRKNNVRFRSAETVERVRLDTKDFQFLFAEGDGLVFMDKETYDQVTLPRDLLGDAAAFLQDGMDVVMELHDEEPISVQLPDTIEATIVEADAVVKGQTASSSYKPAVLDNGVRVMVPPHIAAGTRIVVDVYEQTYVRRAD
- a CDS encoding M23 family metallopeptidase, giving the protein MTRLGWSILGIILLAVAGFASLLSFDGAERTRRAVATQAAPPPVAEAPPASTGALTLPVAGYDRADLRDNWGDPRDGGARAHTGIDLMAPAGTPVVAAAPGRVEKLFLSNAGGTTLYQRSPDRRWTYYYAHLAGYAPGIAEGQRVRAGQTLGYVGDSGNAGAGNYHLHFGVTRTTPDQRWYQGQAIDPYPLLARAARSR
- a CDS encoding L,D-transpeptidase family protein — protein: MKRIAVLTAVALAAPVLAQPAPPAIDPAVMRLQVTLDRLGFGPGIIDGRGGQSLTNALKGFQQSRDLPVTGKSDAATLAALRPYAGLRPTLEVTLDRDAMRGPYVAHIPKDYALQAKLPSMAYTRPLEKLAERFHTTPAVLAELNPGVTTIAPGTTIRVPNTFPASRAYPADATPAWRATLASLNVEAQVPKAAKIVVDKSDGILRVYDDRDRLVSQYTATIGSARDPLPLGTWKVLHVSPNPDWKMNPLILKGVSDDKKAQIIPPGPNNPVGVVWIDLSKEHYGIHGTNEPAQIGRAQSNGCVRLTNWDAARVALMVKSGTPVIFQA
- the thiE gene encoding thiamine phosphate synthase; the encoded protein is MIDDPLGPLDPDFAAAFTRDLSRPPCQLYLISPLDVTGTFPDRLARALDAGPVAAFQFRVKDVDQHSAARLAEPLQRICADREVAFIVNDSVSLAKRLGADGVHLGQEDGDPREARMILGPGVQIGVTCHDSRHLAMEAGEAGADYVAFGSFYPTTTKAVSHHPEPVILSWWSALFELPSVAIGGITPANAAPLVKAGADFVAVSGAVWKTDEVAAVRGFAEVLGAR
- a CDS encoding class I fructose-bisphosphate aldolase, which translates into the protein MTPTVKAILDKYEGTSPAVKANLARILMHGKLGGTGKLIILPVDQGFEHGPARSFAINPPAYDPHYHYQIAIDAGLSAYAAPLGMLEAGADTFAGQIPTILKVNSSNSWATSIAQAQTGSVEDALRLGCAAIGFTIYPGSDGIFDAMEQIRALREEAAAAGLATVIWSYPRGGELSKAGELALDVGAYAAHMAALLGAHIIKVKLPSDHIEQKDARKSYEGTDWSKQADRVRHVVQSSFAGRRIVVFSGGAAKGADAVYQDARDIRDGGGNGSIIGRNTFQRERGEALAMLEKLVAIYKNQE
- a CDS encoding type II toxin-antitoxin system PemK/MazF family toxin; this encodes MEVTPVTGTEPAVAHGAIVMVAPPEGCDGAPRACVVVQADLFNDTHATVTLCPLTTIVGGEALFRVAISPQEHTGLPVECEVQVDRITSVRRHRIVKVIGHASATRMEQVDQALRRWLAL